One region of Roseovarius faecimaris genomic DNA includes:
- a CDS encoding YdcH family protein has product MQARTISPDRLIARIKTLSRRRRDLTAQVEEEQMRPWPDTQRIRTLKQERLGLKDAIHVTRTMLQRQGVQPPYSS; this is encoded by the coding sequence ATGCAAGCCAGGACCATTTCCCCCGACCGCCTGATCGCCCGGATCAAGACCCTGAGCCGTCGCCGCCGCGACCTCACGGCACAGGTCGAAGAGGAACAGATGCGCCCCTGGCCCGATACGCAACGCATCCGCACCCTAAAACAAGAGCGACTGGGCCTGAAGGACGCCATCCATGTCACCCGCACCATGCTGCAACGCCAGGGCGTCCAACCGCCCTATAGCAGCTGA